TACTGCCATTTAAAGTGGTTAGCGATATTCTTCATACGGCTTATCGCGGTTGGTGTAAAGGTAACCGCTTAGCTTTGTGGTTAGGTTGCCCCACAATAGATGTTGAAATTAAAGGTAAAGTCAGTACAGATGGTTGGTACTTACTTATCTCTAATCATATGAGTTGGCTAGACATTGTTGTTCTCAGTGCGATTGATGTTTTACCTGCTCCAAAATTCTTCTTAAAAGATGAGCTGAAGTATGTGCCATTCATTGGCACCGGTGCGTGGGCCATGGGTATGCCTTTCATGAAACGTGTTAGCAAAGCACAACTGGCAAAAAATCCTAAGCTGAAAGGCCTCGATGTTGAACGTACTAAGCGCAGTTGCCGCGACTTCCGTAATCACCCGACAACCATTATCAACTTTGTTGAAGGCACGCGCTTTACGTGCCAAAAACACAAAAAGCAAAATAGTCCGTTTACTTATCTTTTAAAACCTAAAGCGGGCGGTATTGCATTTGCCCTTGAGGTATTAGGTGATCAGTTTGATGCAATATTAAATACCTCGATTATTTACCAGGGCGAGGGCGACCATATTTGCCGTAACCTGATGCGTGGCCGCCTTAATGTGATCAAAGTTGAAATACACGTACAAGCAATTAGCGCAGAGATGATTGGTGATTATCAGCATGACCGTGCATTTAGAACGGCTTTTCAACAACATATTAATGGGTTATGGTTGCAAAAAGATGCTCAGCTACTAACTTATCATCAAGCCCAGCAAGCTGAGTACCTTGCCAACATCAATAAAGAGGTTGAAGCACCATGAAGCAAACTCACCTGCAAGAGCTGGTGATGCCTTGGTTTGAATCAATGCAAGACGCGGCGCTGTTAAGTGCATTAACGGCTACAGCGATTGGCGTTGGCTCATTACTATTAATTTATATGTTTACCCGTCGACTGCTGCTACCGGGTATTCAAAAGGTTGTTACACGTCTGTCTCCAGAGCGCATTGGTGCGCTTACTCCAATGCTCAATAAACTGAATCGGCGTTTTGCGGGGATATTGTGCTGCGTACTGTATTTGGCAACTTTTGATTATGTTTACCCCGTTCATGATGTTGCTGCGTTGGTTTTGAAAACTGTAGGCCAAGTTGCATTGATCATTTATGGTGGCTTCATTTTAAGTAGTGTGGTGAGCATAGCAGGTGGCATTTATAACCAACTTGATTTTGCCCGCGATATTCCGATTCAGGGTTTGATCCAAGTTGTAAAACTTATCACTTTTATGGTTTGCGCCATCCTCATTGTGAGTATTCTGCTCGAAAAGTCACCAACTTATATCCTCTCCGGCTTTGGTGCGATAGCGGCGGTGACCTTACTCGTATTTAAAGATACCATTTTGGGCTTTGTCGCCAGTATTCAAATTGCAGCTAACCGATTAGTGACTTATGGTGATTGGATCCAAGTGGATAGTTATGGCGCGGATGGCGAGGTTATCGACCTTGGCTTAAACACGGTAAAAGTACGTAACTGGGATAACACTATTACAACTATTCCGACCTACATGTTAGTTGCTGGGTCATTTAAAAACTGGCGAGGTATGCAAGAGTCGGGTGGTCGTCGTATCAAGCGTGCTTTAAACATTGATATGAACAGTATTCGTTTGGTTGATGATGCGTTTCGAGAGCAAATTGATGCTGCTATTCCACTTAACGACTATATTCGTGTTTCAAACTTGCCCGATCCGGTGACAAACCTTGGTTTGTTTCGTCGTTATGCTGAAGGTTACTTAAAACAACACGAAAAAATTAATCGTGATTTAACCTTAATGGTGCGTGAGCTACAACCGATGAATCACGGCTTACCTATTGAGTTTTACTGCTTTAGTGAAGATAAGCGCTGGATTTCATACGAGCACTTGCAAGCAGAGATTATGGATCATCTACTTGCTGTGCTACCAATCTTTGGACTCAGACCATATCAAAGTGTTACTGGGCAGTTAAGTACAAGCGAAGCTCAAACAGGGCTAAAACCAAGTATCAAGGTTGCTAACCCTGTGCGCGAAAAAACTTAAAGCTGACCAACCAGTACGCTCAGTGCAATAAAGCCTAACAATAGCCACCAAATAGGTGGCTTTGCCATTCTTAGCCACGTAAATGCAGCAATGACTAAAGCTACTTGCCACAGGTTTTGCACTGCCGATTGCCAAATAGGTGAATAAAGGGCGGCAGCTAAAAAACCCACAACAGCGGCATTTAGCGCTGCAATACTGCCCGCAAAGCGAGGTTTATCAGCCAGTTGTAGCCAGCTTTTCATAAAGGCTAACATCAATAAAAAGCCCGGCAAGAAAATCATGATGGTTGCGACAATCGCACCTAAAAGTGGCGTATTTGGAGACACTTGTGCGCCTAAGTATGTGGCGATAGTGAACATCGGTCCAGGTATGGCCTGAGCACTGGCATAAGCAGATAAAAACTGCTCGGTTTCAAGGCTCGGCACGCCAGCTTGTAAAATGGGTAACACAACGTGGCCGCCACCAAAGACCATAGCGCCAGTTTGGTAAAATGGGGCAAACAAAGAAAACCCTTCGCCTAAAGGTAAAAAGCTAATCAGTAACAAGACGGT
Above is a window of Pseudoalteromonas shioyasakiensis DNA encoding:
- a CDS encoding acetyltransferase, yielding MLKKFLPNWLTGVLVSIVLFANVIIWGTLVLLFGVLKLLLPFKVVSDILHTAYRGWCKGNRLALWLGCPTIDVEIKGKVSTDGWYLLISNHMSWLDIVVLSAIDVLPAPKFFLKDELKYVPFIGTGAWAMGMPFMKRVSKAQLAKNPKLKGLDVERTKRSCRDFRNHPTTIINFVEGTRFTCQKHKKQNSPFTYLLKPKAGGIAFALEVLGDQFDAILNTSIIYQGEGDHICRNLMRGRLNVIKVEIHVQAISAEMIGDYQHDRAFRTAFQQHINGLWLQKDAQLLTYHQAQQAEYLANINKEVEAP
- a CDS encoding mechanosensitive ion channel family protein, translated to MKQTHLQELVMPWFESMQDAALLSALTATAIGVGSLLLIYMFTRRLLLPGIQKVVTRLSPERIGALTPMLNKLNRRFAGILCCVLYLATFDYVYPVHDVAALVLKTVGQVALIIYGGFILSSVVSIAGGIYNQLDFARDIPIQGLIQVVKLITFMVCAILIVSILLEKSPTYILSGFGAIAAVTLLVFKDTILGFVASIQIAANRLVTYGDWIQVDSYGADGEVIDLGLNTVKVRNWDNTITTIPTYMLVAGSFKNWRGMQESGGRRIKRALNIDMNSIRLVDDAFREQIDAAIPLNDYIRVSNLPDPVTNLGLFRRYAEGYLKQHEKINRDLTLMVRELQPMNHGLPIEFYCFSEDKRWISYEHLQAEIMDHLLAVLPIFGLRPYQSVTGQLSTSEAQTGLKPSIKVANPVREKT